Genomic segment of Prochlorothrix hollandica PCC 9006 = CALU 1027:
GAGGAGGAGCAGAGATGAATGATGGGCTATCAATTTAAGCCGGGACAGTGGGGCGCGGAGCGCCCCACTGTCCCGTTAATCTTGTCCCGCTTTAAGCGGAAACCCGAATGGTGATAATGACCCATCATCAAACACTTACTTCTTGTCAAGTACAATTTATACTAAATTAGATGCGATTACCCTGGCGGGGTTACCGAGTTCAAAGTGAAATTAACCGAGAAATTTCCTGGCACCTGCGCCGCAATTTCTTGGTTCACTAGGTCACGCTTGCTAAGTTCACCAGATCACAACTCCAGGGTCCCAAGGCTTATACAACTGCATCCCATCAATCTGTAGGCCTGCGGGCCATTTGACCGATCCCTTGCCATGCCGGGGATCTTTTTTTTAGCCCGCCACAATTAATCGAGGTGCCCTATACTGATGAACCCAAAGCATCAACAATGATGCCTGCCAGAAGGACAAAACCAATGAGGACATTTTGGCTAAAGAGTTGACCGTAAATAGCCCGCGATCGCGGTTGGCGCAGTTGTCCATATTGCCAAATCCAAAGAGCCGTGGCTAGCCCCAACGTTAGCCAGTAGCTGCCGTTAAACCCTTGATCCATCCCCAACCCTCCCAGCAGGGCCACTGTACCCAAGAAAAAGAGACCCACGGCTTCCGGAGCACGATCGCCAAAAAAGAGGGCGCTGGAGTGAATGCCAATTTTGCGATCGTCTTCGCGATCGCTAAGGGCATAGATGGTATCAAATCCCAAGGTCCACAGCACTACCGCTCCCCAAAGCCACCAGGTTCCTGGCTCTAACCGGCCCGTTACTGCGGTCCAACTAATCAGCACCGCAAACCCCCAGGCCAAGGACAGCACTAACTGGGGCACCGGGAAGACCCGCTTAGCTCCCGGATAGAGAACAATGAAGGGAAAAGCGCCCACCGATAGCCAAAAGGTGAGGCTGTTATGGGTTTGGTAGAGATAAAGAGCCAGGGCTAGGGCGCAACCAAAGGCGATCGCCATCACCATCGCTCCCACTTGCACCGACAGGGTTCGAGCGGCTAGGGGCCGATCGCGGGTTCGATCCACCTGGGTATCAATGTTGCGATCCCAGAGATCATTGGCCACGCACCCCGCCGCACTGGTGGCCAAGGTGCCCACAATAATCACCCCAATCAGGGCTAGGGGCGGTTGACCCTGACCCGCCACAAAAATAGCCCACAGGGCCGGAATCAGCAAAATCAGACGGCCAGCGGGCTTATGCCAGCGCAATAGGCGAATAATAATCAACCACGGGGTTTCGGGGGTGGGGGAGTGGGTGGGAGCCATGGGCAGCAGCCAGGGTTAACGCTTTGTAACAATCATAAGTTGTCATCAGTTTACCGCCCTGCAGTCGGCTGCGGGTCGAGTACAACTCGACGATCCTCCTGGGAGAGCCGACTTGTAGTCGGCTTTGGGTCGAGTACAACTCGACCATCCTCCTGGGAGAGCCGCCTTGTAGTCGGCTTTGGGTCGAGTACAACTCGACGATCCTCCTGGGAGAGCCGACTTGTAGTCGGCTTTGGGTCGAGTACAACTCGACCATCTGGGAGAGCCGACTTGTAGTCGGCTTTGGGTCGAGTACAACTCGACCATCCTCCTGGGGGAGCCGCCTTGTAGTCGGCTTTGGGTCGAGTACAACTCGACCATCCTCCTGGGAGAGCCGCCTTGTAGTCGGCTTTGGGTCGAGTACAACTCGACCATCCCAATCATCCCACCCATCCCAATCGATCTGCTCCATGGGATTCAACTTGCGGAATTGAGGCAGATTTAGGTAGATTCTACCGCTGAATCGGGATCCAGGGCAGGATGGCTGACATAGGCCAGGGGTACCACCTCCCCCATCACTTCCCCTGCCTGAACCTGGAGTCCCAGCCCCCCCGCCTTGGTGCGGATATACCCTAACCCCAGGGAACCCTCCGCCGTGGGGACGACACTGGTGACCTTACCCACCCGCTGGTCAGCAACAGTGAGCAGGGTTCCCGGTTCCGGCTGACCTTGGAAGCGCAGACCCCAGAGGCGCTGCTTGACCCCTTTATAGGTATTAAGGCGGGCGATCGTTTCCTGGCCAATGTAGCAGCCCTTGTCAAAGGAAACCGTTTGCCACAGTCCCGCCTCCAGGGGGTTATAGTCCTCCGTCAGTTCCCGATCGGGCTGGGGTCGCCCTTGCTGAATGCGCAACTGTTCCCAGCCTTGGCGACCCAGGGGCAGGGCTGGGGTCCCTGGGGTTTCCGTGAGACTGTGCCACGCTGCCGCCGCCTGTTCCCCCGGCACCAGGAGGGTATAGCCCTCGGTGGCGAGGCCGCTACCCTGGGCCAGATGAACCGTGGAACCCTGGAACTCTGTGGTTAAGTGGCTGTGGGGGGCACTGGGTAGATCAGGGATGCCCAGTTGCTGTAACCAGGCTCCACAGTGGGATCCCAGCAGACTGAAAATCCCCACCTCACCGCTGCAATCCACCAATTTGACCTTATCAAAGGGAAAAATATAGCGATCGAGCCAGTCATGAATCTGTTGTCGCCGGTTGGGAGACAGCAGCAGCCGCACCCGATCGGCCAACACATAGGCGGTAGCTAAATCGAGGGTACGGGCCGTGGCGGTCACAAAGACGGTTTCGCAGCCTTGGCCCGGTTGCAAGGTTTGGAAATTATTGGTGCTTTGGTTATGTAAAAAGCGCAGGCGATCGCGATCCAAAACATCCAAACAGCCCCAATGGCTGCGATCGCACAGCACCACCCCCTGATCCTGATGGACAGCAGCGATCGCCTCGGCCTCTCGGCCAAAGGTTTGGGGGACAGCACCAGCTTCAGCGGCATCGATCACGGCTCCCTGGCGAGCCTGAAGTTCACGGAGTGTTAGAAGGGTCATAGGGTTAAATCTTGCCGTTTTCAATCATCACAGGCCATGGGATCAGGAACCTGACGGGAGCATCCCAGTTTAGCAACTTGCTCTTCATCCCTCATCCCCCAGCCCCTTCTCCCAGGGCGGGAGACGGGGAGCCAGAACGTTCAAAGTCCCTCTCCCGTTCTGGGAGAGGGATTTAGGGTGAGGGCAGCCAAAGCGTTTAAGTCTGGCAACGTTTAAGTCTGGCAACGTTTTAAGAAACCCCCCCAGGATACGGAGGGGTTGCTCTCGTTTTCATTGCGAAAGGTATGGCAGTATTACGAACCATTGCATGTAGATATTTGGTGACAAAATACAGGAAATATTGAATTAGTGATCCCCATAGCGGGGTCTAATGTCATGAATCCACAGCATAACAGGGGTGGGCAAGGGTCTGGGATCAATCCACCCCCCTCGATCCCAGACCCTTGATTTCCTTTTATCCCTGTCGATTTGGCCCAGGATTACCCCCATCCCTTATCAAGGAGTCCCAAAATCATGAAAGGCCACTGGCAACTCCCCGACACCGCCGATCTCTACACCACAGCCTCCGTCACGGGTGAATTGTCCCAGACCGATTTCCGGACGGTGCAACTTACCCTCCGGTCTCCCAGTCTCCAGGATGAGGAGCGCCGTTGTATGCAGCGCCTGGTGTACGCGGTGCGTCGGGGTCATGTGCGCGTCGTGAGCTAGTCGTTGCCAGCCGTTTTCCCCGGGAAGCAGGTCAAAACCCCCAGAACTAGCACGACCCCCACCGCAGCGGTAGGGATCCCAAAGCCATGGTCTAGGCTCGATCGCAAGTCTAGACCCGATCCACCTCAGAGTCTTCCTCTAGATCGGCATCATCAGCCTCAGCATCATCAGCCTCAGCATCATCAGTCTCAGCATCATCAGTCTCAGCCTCCAGATCAGCTAGATCGGGATCGGTGGGTTCCTCCCCGGGGGCGATCGCCAGCACATCAACCCCCTCCTCCAGATCGGTATCATCACTGTGCAAGGGCAAGGGCACCAGAGCCACCGCCGCTAAAGCATCCTCCACATCCAAGCGCTGCACCCTTACTCCCGTGGCCGATCGGGACTGTTGGGGAATATCATCAGCAGCTTGGCGAATGATAATGCCCCGGTTCGTAATCATCATCAGTTCCTGGGCCGTATTGACCACCCACAGGGCCACCATTTCATCTCCCCCCTGGCGGAACTTAATGGCCCGCAGCCCCAAACCAGCCCGCTTTTGGAGGCGGAACTGTTTCACCGGGACCCGTTTCCCCAACCCCTTAGCCGTCACCACCAAGGCCCAAGGACCAGCACTTTGCACCGGAGCCTCGTCGGGTACTAGAGCGTCAACGTCGTTCCCTAACTCCTCGTCATCGAGACCATCGTCATCCTGATCCTCCTGGGCCGTAACTTGGTTACTGAGCACATCCATGGAAATCAGAGAATCCTGGTTCCGCAGAGCCATGGCCCGCACTCCACGGGTGGCACGACCGAGGGGGCGCAACTGTTCATGGCTGGCTTGGAAATGAATGGTCATGCCCTGGCGGGAGCCGATCAGCACTGTGTCTTCAGGATGCACTCGCCGTACCCAGCGCAGTTCATCTCCCTCTTCTAGGCAAATGGCAATGAGACCATTGGAACGAATGCTGCGAAAGGCAGAGAGGGCCGTTTTTTTGATATAGCCCCCCTGGGTCAACATTAAAAGGTATTGATCTTCGGAAAACTCCGACACCGACACCAGAGACGTGATGCGTTCTTCCCGGGGGATCGGCAACAGTTGAACAATGGGAACCCCACGGGCATTGCGGGAACCGCTGGCAATTTGATAGGCGGGAATGCTATAGGCCACACCGCGATCGCTGAAAAACACAACCGTATCATGGTCGCAACAGGTCAAAAAGTGTTTGATGCCATCGTCATCCTTCATGCGAGTTCCCGCTTTGCCACGGGTTGCTCGGTTTTGGGCATCAAAGGTATCCACGGGCATCCGTTTGATATACCCCTGCTCCGTCAACAGAATCACCGCCCGTTCATTGGCAATGAGATCAATGGTATCTAGGGATCCGTCGGACTCAATCAATCGGGTAATGCGGGGGCTATTGAAGCGCTGCCCCTGCAAGGCTCCCACCTCCGTTTGGATAATCTCCAGCACCCGTTCCCGGCGGGCTAAAATATCCTCATAGTCAACAATCCGCGCATTCAGTTCCTGGTGTTCCTGCTCGATTTTTTCTGCTTCTAAAGCCGTCAAGCGACGTAGTTGCATCTGTAAAATGGCATCAGCTTGGGTTTCCGATAACTCATAGGAAGTCATCAGTTCCTGTTTGGCGGTGGGAGTGTCGGCAGCACTGCGAATCAGGGCAATAATGGCATCTAGAAACGACAATGCCCGCAGTAACCCCTGCAATAAATGGTCTCGTTCTTGGGCTTTACGGAGGAAGAAACGGGTACGGCGGTTGATGGTTTCAATGCGGAAATCGAGGAACACCTGGAGAAATTGTCGCAGGGTCAAAAGCTGAGGTTCCCCATTGACCAAGGCCAACATATTGGCACTGAAATTAGACTGAATGGGGGTTTGTTTGAAGAGGTTGTTGAGCACCACTTGGGGGTAAGCATCCCGCTTCAGTTCAATGACGATGCGCATTCCATCCCGATCGCTTTCGTCTCGAATATCAGAAATACCCTCTAATTTCTTATCATTAACCAACTCAGCAATTTTTTCGATTAACGCCGCTTTGTTGGTCTGGAAGGGCAGTTCCGTCACCACAATGGCATCCCGATCGGGGCGACCGGTGTATTCCAGGGTCTCGATCGTGGCCACGCCCCGCATCGTAATGGAACCTCGCCCCGTGGTATAGACTTCCCGAATGCCTGAGGTGCCCAAGATCTGGCCCCCCGTCGGAAAGTCGGGGGCGGGGATATGCTCCATCAACTCCAGATCCGTAATCTCTGGGTTGGCGATCAACGCATTCAAACCATTAATTAATTCCCCTAAATTATGGGGGGGAATATTGGTGGCCATGCCCACGGCAATGCCAGAAGACCCATTGAGCAACAGTTGGGGGACCCGAGCCGGCAACACCACCGGTTCCTGTTGGGATCCATCAAAGTTGTCGATGTAGCCGACGGTATCCGCTTCAATGTCCTGGAGCAACGCATCCATGGCCAAGGACTGCAACCGACACTCGGTGTAACGCATGGCAGCGGGGG
This window contains:
- a CDS encoding 4-hydroxybenzoate solanesyltransferase; the protein is MAPTHSPTPETPWLIIIRLLRWHKPAGRLILLIPALWAIFVAGQGQPPLALIGVIIVGTLATSAAGCVANDLWDRNIDTQVDRTRDRPLAARTLSVQVGAMVMAIAFGCALALALYLYQTHNSLTFWLSVGAFPFIVLYPGAKRVFPVPQLVLSLAWGFAVLISWTAVTGRLEPGTWWLWGAVVLWTLGFDTIYALSDREDDRKIGIHSSALFFGDRAPEAVGLFFLGTVALLGGLGMDQGFNGSYWLTLGLATALWIWQYGQLRQPRSRAIYGQLFSQNVLIGFVLLAGIIVDALGSSV
- the gyrA gene encoding DNA gyrase subunit A; translated protein: MSTSPERIILTDLRNEMSRSYLEYAMSVIVGRALPDARDGLKPVHRRILYAMYELGLTPDRPFRKCARVVGEVLGKYHPHGDTAVYDALVRMAQDFSMRSPLINGHGNFGSIDNDPPAAMRYTECRLQSLAMDALLQDIEADTVGYIDNFDGSQQEPVVLPARVPQLLLNGSSGIAVGMATNIPPHNLGELINGLNALIANPEITDLELMEHIPAPDFPTGGQILGTSGIREVYTTGRGSITMRGVATIETLEYTGRPDRDAIVVTELPFQTNKAALIEKIAELVNDKKLEGISDIRDESDRDGMRIVIELKRDAYPQVVLNNLFKQTPIQSNFSANMLALVNGEPQLLTLRQFLQVFLDFRIETINRRTRFFLRKAQERDHLLQGLLRALSFLDAIIALIRSAADTPTAKQELMTSYELSETQADAILQMQLRRLTALEAEKIEQEHQELNARIVDYEDILARRERVLEIIQTEVGALQGQRFNSPRITRLIESDGSLDTIDLIANERAVILLTEQGYIKRMPVDTFDAQNRATRGKAGTRMKDDDGIKHFLTCCDHDTVVFFSDRGVAYSIPAYQIASGSRNARGVPIVQLLPIPREERITSLVSVSEFSEDQYLLMLTQGGYIKKTALSAFRSIRSNGLIAICLEEGDELRWVRRVHPEDTVLIGSRQGMTIHFQASHEQLRPLGRATRGVRAMALRNQDSLISMDVLSNQVTAQEDQDDDGLDDEELGNDVDALVPDEAPVQSAGPWALVVTAKGLGKRVPVKQFRLQKRAGLGLRAIKFRQGGDEMVALWVVNTAQELMMITNRGIIIRQAADDIPQQSRSATGVRVQRLDVEDALAAVALVPLPLHSDDTDLEEGVDVLAIAPGEEPTDPDLADLEAETDDAETDDAEADDAEADDADLEEDSEVDRV
- the ygfZ gene encoding CAF17-like 4Fe-4S cluster assembly/insertion protein YgfZ, with product MTLLTLRELQARQGAVIDAAEAGAVPQTFGREAEAIAAVHQDQGVVLCDRSHWGCLDVLDRDRLRFLHNQSTNNFQTLQPGQGCETVFVTATARTLDLATAYVLADRVRLLLSPNRRQQIHDWLDRYIFPFDKVKLVDCSGEVGIFSLLGSHCGAWLQQLGIPDLPSAPHSHLTTEFQGSTVHLAQGSGLATEGYTLLVPGEQAAAAWHSLTETPGTPALPLGRQGWEQLRIQQGRPQPDRELTEDYNPLEAGLWQTVSFDKGCYIGQETIARLNTYKGVKQRLWGLRFQGQPEPGTLLTVADQRVGKVTSVVPTAEGSLGLGYIRTKAGGLGLQVQAGEVMGEVVPLAYVSHPALDPDSAVEST